AAAGAGAATGGAGGACATCATCTACGTGCCGGCGAGAAAGAACCCCCTGGCCCTTCCCCGGGCTTCAGCCGTCTTCAGGGAAATAGTGAAAATGCGCGACGAAGCCCATCGCTTCGCCGTGGCATCACACAGAAGGTGGAGAGCGAAAGAGAATTTGAAAGGCAGGTGACTGGCAGCCCTATCACCCGTCCTGATCTTTTCCCAACACTTCCGCTATCATCGACAGGGCGTCGTCGTCTTTGAAGGGTTTGTCGAGAAAGCCATCGACCTTGTATTCCTTCAGTCTTGTCCTTTGCTGCTCGCTCATGAACCCGCTTGAAATGATGACCTTTATGTCTGCACGGGCCTTTCGTATGCGGCGGAGGACCTCGTCTCCCTTTATTCCCGGCATGATCACATCAAGGATCACGAGATCGACCTCATGCTGGTGCTGCATGTATATCTGGAGAGCATCCTCGCCATTGTCGGCTTCAAGAAGCCTGGCACCCGTTTCGGACAGGATACCCCTGAACAGCTCGCGGATCAGGTCCTCATCATCAACAATGAGGATGGTCTTCTCGCCCATGCTCTGGTTCAGGCGTGGCGCTTCCTTCGGTTCTGCCTCCGGAACACACGGCGACGGTGTAGGCAAATAGAGACTGAAAACGGTCCCCTTCTCCTTTTCGCTGGCTATCTCGATGAAACCCCCATGTTCCTTGATTACTTTGTCGACAAGGTACAGGCCCATGCCGAGATTGGAAGCACTCTCCTTCGTGGAGAAATAGGGTTCAAATATCTTGTGCTGCAGCGCCTCATCGATCCCCTTGCCGGTGTCCTGTATCTCGATGCAGATATAGCCGCTATTCTGTCGTGACGTTGTGATCCGCAGCAGGCCCTGGCCTTCCATCGCATCCTTTGCATTGACGAAAAGGTTCAGAAAGACGTTTTGTAATTCCGCTTCGTCGCCTTTTACATTGGGAAGAGAGCTCTCAAAGTTTTTTTCTATCCGGACATTGAAAAAACTCGCTTTCAATAGGAACAGCACGTCGTCGAGAAGCGCGTTGATATCCACAAACCCCGTAGACCTCTTTTGCCGGCGCGAAAAGTTAAGGAGATGCCGCGTCAGTTTTGAGGCGCGCTGGGCGGAATGCTCTATCGCCTCTGCGTAGCGGCATAGCTTTGCGTCGGAAAGGAGTTTCCTCATCAAGGCCGCATACCCGAGAATGCCCGTGAGCATGTTGTTGAAGTCGTGGGCGATCCCGCCCGCGAGCATACCCATGCTCTCCGTTCGTTTCCTGACAAGATGCTCTTCTTCGCTGACCTTCATCTCCACCACATCCTTGAAGATGATGGCCCGCCATTCTCCTTTTTCGTCCGCCTCCTTGACGGGAAAGCTCTCGACGCGGAACATCCTGTAATCGTTCGGTGATTTGTAATTTATCTCCCCACGGAAGGGACGGTTCTTCTTGACGAGGTCTTCCGGCAGGCCGGGGATGGCCTTGTCGACGCGTTCACCAAGGAGAAAACCCTTTCTGGTCTCGAACCGCGCTTTTGCGTTCTTATTCGCATAGCAGATGTAGCCTTTCCTATCGATGAGGATAAGGGGATCGGGGAACACCTCCAGAACCGTCTCGAAGGTGGCCGTCGAATGCAGCCTCTTGCGGCTGACTCCTCCGTTGCCCAGAAGCAGGGACCGGTTATATATGTCGCAGACTATGTCCAGTTCCCGTACGAGTCTCAGTTCCAGGTCCATGTAGTATCTCTTGCCCAGGACGAGATATCCGATCGTCTTAAGCTCTTTCCTGATCGGATATATGTAGAGAAGACCGTAGCCGAAGACGTCGTCGACCAATGAGGCCGTGCTGGAATTTCCGTTAAAGGCTGCGACTGTCGCATAGTCGAGGCTGTTCAGGGTATCATCGATGCTGTAGGAACCCTCGTGTATGATCCCGTCCTCATCGACCATGATCTTGCACATGTCGAAAAAGGACTCCTCCACGAAGATCCTGGGGACATGGCTTATGAGCATATCTTCTTCGGCGCTGCTCATTATGCGCATGATGATGGAATAATTGTTTATGGTTCTCTCGTAGAAGTTCCACTGGAGCTTCATTGATTCAGTCTGAAGGTCTTCCCATTTCATCGTGTCAACCCAATTGGAGAAATTCCATGATCTTCTCAACTTCCAGAGCTATGGCACCCCGTTCCTTGTCCAGTATGAAGGCTTCTGTCGAGCGGCTGTTCAATGTATGCGTGGAAAACCGGTCCGACGCGTTCACGATCCGGAGCAAAGCATCCTGCTGGTTGGAGCTGTGGTCGCCATGGTGGCCGCGGATGACGCGGGCGAAATCATGGGGAAACTTCCATTTCACGGCTATGATATATCCCGTTTCCTGATGATCGATGCCAAACTGGTCGCGCTCGAAGGCAACCATATCACCGGTGCTTTTCATTCCCTTCAGCATTTCCGCATAATCGGGAAGGGCGAGATAGAAGACGATCTTCCCGATATCGTGCAGCAGGGATGCGGTATAGGCCTTTTGCGGATCCTCGATAAGGAGCCGTTCAGAGAGCACCCGCGCCGCGGAGGCCACCTCGATGGAATGCTTCCACAGCGAAAGGAGGTCTTCCTCCTTGAGCTTGAGCATCTTGATGATGCCTTCCATCAACAGGATGCAGCTCACAATGCTGCGCACCTCCTCGAATCCAATGGTAAGCATGGCCCGCTGGAGGTTAAATATCTCGATGCCCCTGCTGTAGTATGCCGAGTTTGCGATGCTGATTATCTTGGAGGAAATGGCCTGATCGTACCTGACCACATCGGAGAGATCGTTGAATGACGAGTTGTTGTTGCCAAGCACTGTGAACACCCTGTTCACGATGCCGTCCAACGTCGGGATCACCTTGATCTCGCTGGCACGATTGATCAACTGCTCTCTTGGCATGGCGTAGGTCATAGTCGTATACTGTGTTTTTCGGACGAAAACATTATTAATTAAGTTTTTTTTGCGGCCTCCCCGACAGGGCCATTGCCCGCCCGCGCGGGCGTTTTGACGGAATTCATCTTGACTTTCGAGGAGTTTTTGACTATGATGTTACAATTTTTCGGAGGTGTCGATCATGGCATTAGGTCTTATAGGCAAAAAACTCGGTATGTCTCAAATATTCGATGAACACGGGAACGTTGTCCCCGTTACGGTCATAAAAGCCGGTCCATGCTATGTGGTCCAGAAAAAAACCGCTGACCGGGAAGGATACAATGCGGTTCAAGTCGGTTTTGACGAAGTCATCAAGGTACAGCGGGTCAACAAGCCCGAGACAGGTCATTTCAAGAAGGCCAACGTCACGCCCACCCAGATCCTCAAGGAATTCAAGGTAGCGCCGGAAGACCTCGAGGCCAACGAAGTTGGCACCATCTACTCCGTGGATATATTCGAACCCGGTGACTTCGTTGACGTTACCGGGACATCCAAGGGCAAAGGCTTCGCCGGCGTCATGAAGCGTCACGGCTTCGCCGGCGCTCCTGCAAGCCACGGCTCTCATGAAGCCTTCAGGCACGGCGGTTCCATCGGGCAGAACATGACCCCCGGTCGCACCTATAAAGGCAAGAAGATGCCCGGTCACAT
The sequence above is drawn from the Syntrophorhabdaceae bacterium genome and encodes:
- the rplC gene encoding 50S ribosomal protein L3 → MALGLIGKKLGMSQIFDEHGNVVPVTVIKAGPCYVVQKKTADREGYNAVQVGFDEVIKVQRVNKPETGHFKKANVTPTQILKEFKVAPEDLEANEVGTIYSVDIFEPGDFVDVTGTSKGKGFAGVMKRHGFAGAPASHGSHEAFRHGGSIGQNMTPGRTYKGKKMPGHMGFRKVTVQSLKIIDVRGDTNLLLIEGAIPGPAKGYVMIRRAVKKQG
- a CDS encoding response regulator — encoded protein: MKWEDLQTESMKLQWNFYERTINNYSIIMRIMSSAEEDMLISHVPRIFVEESFFDMCKIMVDEDGIIHEGSYSIDDTLNSLDYATVAAFNGNSSTASLVDDVFGYGLLYIYPIRKELKTIGYLVLGKRYYMDLELRLVRELDIVCDIYNRSLLLGNGGVSRKRLHSTATFETVLEVFPDPLILIDRKGYICYANKNAKARFETRKGFLLGERVDKAIPGLPEDLVKKNRPFRGEINYKSPNDYRMFRVESFPVKEADEKGEWRAIIFKDVVEMKVSEEEHLVRKRTESMGMLAGGIAHDFNNMLTGILGYAALMRKLLSDAKLCRYAEAIEHSAQRASKLTRHLLNFSRRQKRSTGFVDINALLDDVLFLLKASFFNVRIEKNFESSLPNVKGDEAELQNVFLNLFVNAKDAMEGQGLLRITTSRQNSGYICIEIQDTGKGIDEALQHKIFEPYFSTKESASNLGMGLYLVDKVIKEHGGFIEIASEKEKGTVFSLYLPTPSPCVPEAEPKEAPRLNQSMGEKTILIVDDEDLIRELFRGILSETGARLLEADNGEDALQIYMQHQHEVDLVILDVIMPGIKGDEVLRRIRKARADIKVIISSGFMSEQQRTRLKEYKVDGFLDKPFKDDDALSMIAEVLGKDQDG
- a CDS encoding HDOD domain-containing protein; amino-acid sequence: MTYAMPREQLINRASEIKVIPTLDGIVNRVFTVLGNNNSSFNDLSDVVRYDQAISSKIISIANSAYYSRGIEIFNLQRAMLTIGFEEVRSIVSCILLMEGIIKMLKLKEEDLLSLWKHSIEVASAARVLSERLLIEDPQKAYTASLLHDIGKIVFYLALPDYAEMLKGMKSTGDMVAFERDQFGIDHQETGYIIAVKWKFPHDFARVIRGHHGDHSSNQQDALLRIVNASDRFSTHTLNSRSTEAFILDKERGAIALEVEKIMEFLQLG